In a single window of the Cucumis melo cultivar AY chromosome 11, USDA_Cmelo_AY_1.0, whole genome shotgun sequence genome:
- the LOC103497974 gene encoding histone deacetylase HDT1-like, with amino-acid sequence MEFWGVEVKPGQALSVQPGDMNYVHLSQATLGDLKKDKANEPVTIFLKIDDQKLVLGVLSADKFPQISFDLVFEKEFELSHNGKGGSIYCLGYRAPMEDQGQEEYSDSDFGSEDEELGLLSAENGKPSDKEKSIGGKIFGLKPESSKKADAKSIEPSKEEDDDSEDDDSSDEGSDSDESDEEMLEGDSDSDDEDEGTDSEEETPKKVNESSKKRSNESASKTPVSKKAKLASAEKTDSKKGGHTATPHPAKKPAKSPGKAETPKSGGQFSCATCDRSFGSDGALQSHSKAKHGAK; translated from the exons ATGGAGTTTTGGG GTGTTGAAGTTAAGCCTGGTCAAGCACTCTCTGTGCAGCCTGGAGACATGAACTATGTGCATCTATCACAg GCGACTCTAGGTGATTTGAAGAAGGACAAAGCAAATGAACCCGTGactatttttttgaaaattgatgACCAGAAGCTTGTTCTGGGAGTTCTCTCTGCCGACAAGTTCCCTCAGATATCATTTGATCTCGTGTTTGAGAAGGAATTTGAGCTCTCTCACAATGGAAAGGGTGGAAGTATTTACTGTTTGGGATACCGGGCTCCCATGGAGGACCAAGGACA GGAAGAGTATTCTG ATTCTGATTTTGGCTCAGAGGATGAGGAACTTGGATTGCTATCCGCTGAGAATG GAAAACCTAGCGACAAGGAGAAGTCAATTGGTGGAAAAATTTTTGGTCTGAAACCGGAATCTTCAAAGAAAGCAGATGCTAAGTCTATTGAGCCGAGcaaggaagaagatgatgactCCGAAGATGATGACTCCTCTGATGAGGGTTCCGATTCCGATGAGTCTGATGAG GAAATGCTTGAGGGGGACAGTGACTCTGACGATGAAGATGAGGGTACTGACAGTGAGGAGGAGACACCGAAAAAG GTTAATGAATCCTCCAAGAAGAGGTCAAACGAGTCTGCCTCCAAAACCCCTGTTTCTAAGAAGGCAAAGTTAGCTTCGGCTGAGAAAACAG ACTCGAAGAAGGGAGGCCATACGGCCACTCCCCATCCTGCCAAGAAACCTGCAAAATCTCCTGGCAAAGCAGAGACCCCTAAATCCGGAGGCCAGTTTTCTTGCGCAACTTGCGATAG GTCATTTGGTTCTGATGGAGCCCTTCAGTCACACAGTAAAGCTAAGCACGGTGCTAAATGA
- the LOC103497975 gene encoding uncharacterized protein At4g22758 has product MPNPRSHRKGKLAEKSSSFHGESPTKTATTLRRPKTDPELLSFKNLGLPASAPSLDGRPKMTKLLLNVTIQGSLGPVQVLMSPEMTVADLVSATVRQYLKEGRRPILPTADPSAFGLHYSQFSLESLNKEEKLIALGSRNFFLCPRKSDDNNDLIASPSSSSCSKEAKESAKSNSSSFSWFKFIDFRI; this is encoded by the exons ATGCCGAACCCTAGGTCTCACAGGAAGGGGAAACTTGCGGAGAAGTCGTCGTCATTCCACGGAGAGAGTCCGACCAAGACGGCGACGACGCTCCGGAGGCCGAAGACGGATCCGGAATTGTTGTCCTTCAAGAATCTAGGTTTACCGGCGTCGGCGCCGTCGCTGGATGGACGACCGAAGATGACGAAATTACTCCTCAACGTGACGATTCAGGGAAGTCTAGGTCCAGTACAGGTGTTGATGTCGCCGGAAATGACCGTGGCTGATCTTGTATCGGCGACCGTTCGTCAATACTTGAAAGAAGGCCGCCGGCCGATTTTGCCTACTGCAGATCCTTCCGCTTTTGGTCTTCATTACTCGCAATTCAGCTTAGAAA GTTTAAACAAGGAAGAGAAGCTGATCGCGTTGGGATCCAGAAACTTCTTTCTGTGTCCTAGAAAGTCAGACGATAACAACGATTTAATTGCTTCTCCTTCATCTTCTTCGTGCTCGAAAGAAGCTAAAgaaagcgcgaagagtaattcCAGCAGTTTCAGTTGGTTCAAATTCATCGATTTCCGGATTTAG
- the LOC103497973 gene encoding protein TIC 100, which translates to MAEDNPNEQTASQQEVQGEGENKQNEQYLDALSSDSSKSLYEHQYDSDDSSYYNEEENEPLDYGRRGVEMASLENTPESNFRLFSRALDSRRVKRRQELEDEDYELQEEIFDFPEDPEKWTEEDLQELWMDAPLYSMSVGWDPLWADEEEWELVTDEVERGNDPPIAPFYIPYRQPYPLIPDDNYDVSSPKAVIEELDRIEEFLRWVSYIFPDGSSYEGTVWDDVAHGKGVYVAEQGLVRYEGEWLQNNMEGHGVVEVDIPDIEPVPGSKLEEKMRAEGRTFARDFMDPEDKRWLEMDIEDSIQLAGGNYEIPFNERDEWIEHFGEKPETGRYRYAGEWKHARMHGCGVYEVNERTVWGRFYFGELLEDSTGCDENTSALHAGLAEVAAAKARMFVNKPDGMVREERGPYSDPQHPYFYEEEDTWMAPGFINQFYEVPDYWKTYVHEVDQEREMWLNSFYKAPLRLPMPAELEYWWEQDHIPEFVLVNKEPEPDPEDPSKHVYTEDPLILHTPTGRLINYIEDEEYGVRMFWQPPLKEGEDVDPEKVDFLPLGFDEFYGRAVTEKKENFLMRFVSGLENGLKSRLEKFEKWAEEKKKDSEMKKELIEKELELIEAEICLEETIEDMEEELKRKEEEEEKKVEMGLLDEDSTSSTNLDKKASVEEEDEEEDDYDDDTFDAPPSSFGSIAADQDPSKDQKPNKPTNSPFSTASLHFASRTPVSGVPSRLIQSIFPWTKGRSSLKASPSSCASRDYYSESLRSVCFPRMPSSKGSLKAVVPFQWQNKSSILHPSRKKLQLRPRAESHSYHLVSINSDKFTPCDDQFNETGGIRHSILSWHTPLDVLESYADTTKR; encoded by the exons ATGGCGGAGGACAACCCGAATGAACAGACTGCTTCTCAGCAGGAAGTTcaaggagaaggagaaaacaAGCAAAATGAACAATACCTTGATGCTCTATCTTCAGATAGTTCAAAATCCTTGTACGAGCACCAGTACGACTCTGACGATTCTTCCTACTACAACGAGGAGGAGAATGAGCCATTGGATTATGGTCGGCGGGGAGTAGAGATGGCGTCGTTGGAGAATACTCCGGAGTCGAACTTTCGACTGTTTAGTCGAGCACTCGACAGCAGGCGAGTAAAGAGGCGGCAAGAATTAGAGGATGAAGACTATGAGTTACAAGAAGAAATTTTTGATTTTCCTGAGGACCCTGAAAAGTGGACAGAGGAGGACTTGCAAGAGCTTTGGATGGATGCTCCCTTGTATTCGATGAGTGTTGGTTGGGATCCACTTTGGGCGGATGAGGAGGAGTGGGAGTTAGTGACAGATGAGGTTGAGCGTGGGAATGATCCTCCCATTGCGCCATTCTATATCCCTTACCGGCAACCATACCCTTTAATTCCAGATGACAATTATGATGTTTCAAGTCCTAAAGCAGTGATCGAAGAATTGGATAGGATTGAGGAGTTTCTCAGATGGGTTAGCTATATTTTTCCTGATGGAAGCTC GTATGAAGGCACTGTTTGGGATGATGTGGCTCACGGTAAAGGTGTTTACGTTGCTGAACAGGGGCTGGTCAG GTATGAAGGTGAATGGCTGCAGAACAATATGGAGGGTCATGGGGTCGTTGAGGTTGATATTCCTGACATAGAACCTGTTCCTGGTTCCAA GCTCGAAGAAAAAATGCGTGCTGAAGGGAGAACGTTCGCTAGAGATTTTATGGACCCAGAAGACAAAAGGTGGCTGGAAATGGACATTGAAGATAGCATCCAACTGGCTGGAGGAAATTATGAGATTCCTTTTAATGAGAGAGATGAATGGATTGAGCATTTCGGAGAGAAACC GGAGACCGGTCGGTACCGTTATGCTGGTGAATGGAAGCATGCCAGAATGCATGGATGTGGAGTATATGAAGTTAACGAGCGCACAGTATGG GGGAGGTTCTATTTTGGGGAGCTGTTGGAAGATTCTACTGGATGTGATGAGAACACCTCAGCG CTTCATGCAGGATTAGCAGAAGTTGCTGCTGCAAAGGCCCGAATGTTTGTCAACAAACCTGATGGAA TGGTTAGAGAAGAGAGAGGTCCATATAGTGATCCACAGCATCCCTATTTCTATGAGGAAGAAGACACGTGGATGGCACCTGGCTTCATCAATCAATTTTATGAA GTCCCTGACTATTGGAAAACATATGTGCACGAGGTAGATCAGGAAAGAGAAATGTGGTTAAATTCCTTTTACAAAGCTCCACTGAGATTACCGATGCCTGCAGAACTTGAATACTGGTGGGAACAAG ATCATATTCCCGAGTTCGTTCTCGTCAACAAGGAACCGGAGCCTGATCCAGAAGATCCATCAAAGCATGTATACACTGAAGATCCTCTGATCCTACACACACCTACAGGACGATTAATAAATTATATAGAGGATGAGGAGTATGGGGTTCGTATGTTTTGGCAGCCACCTTTAAAAGAAGGAGAGGATGTCGACCCAGAGAAGGTCGATTTTTTACCACTTGGCTTCGATGAGTTTTATGGTAGAGCAGTAACtgaaaagaaggaaaattttTTGATGCGGTTTGTCTCTGGGCTGGAAAATGGATTGAAATCAAGACttgaaaaatttgaaaaatgggctgaagagaaaaagaaagatagtgaaatgaagaaagaacTAATTGAAAAGGAACTTGAACTGATAGAAGCTGAAATTTGTCTGGAAGAGACCATTGAGGATATGGAAGAGGAACTGAAAaggaaagaggaagaggaagagaagaaagtgGAGATGGGTTTGCTTGATGAAGATTCTACTTCATCTACCAACTTAGACAAAAAAGCATCagttgaagaggaagatgaagaagaagacgatTACGATGATGACACATTTGATGCTCCACCGTCCAGTTTTGGTTCCATTGCAGCCGATCAAGACCCATCAAAGGACCAGAAGCCGAACAAGCCAACAAATTCACCATTTTCTACTGCTTCACTACATTTTGCTTCTAGGACTCCTGTTTCAGGG GTTCCGTCCAGACTGATTCAATCCATTTTTCCCTGGACCAAGGGCAGATCATCATTGAAGGCATCGCCTTCCTCATGTGCTAGCCGTGACTACTACTCAGAATCACTCCGTTCAGTCTGTTTTCCAAGGATGCCGAGCTCGAAGGGAAGCTTGAAGGCCGTTGTACCATTCCAATGGCAGAACAAATCCAGCATCCTCCACCCAAGTCGGAAGAAATTGCAGCTGCGTCCCAGAGCTGAATCTCATTCATATCATTTGGTTTCGATAAATTCGGACAAGTTTACACCATGCGACGATCAGTTCAACGAAACAGGAGGGATCAGACACAGCATATTGTCTTGGCACACACCATTAGATGTTTTGGAATCATATGCAGATACTACCAAAAGATAA
- the LOC103497976 gene encoding histone deacetylase HDT1-like, which yields MEFWGVEVKAGQSLIVKPGNEKLIHLSQATLGEIKKDKASENVTIFLKIGDQKLVLGILSAEKFPQLSFDLVFEKEFELSHNGKSGSVYCAGYQAYGDDHEHDGYIDSDAGSDDEELPLASAQNGKPSSKDVKPGLVESNNAKKASLKKPLKPSKDEDDVSEDDESDDDEDSDDESDEEMLEGDSGDSDEEDDDSESDEETPKKVESAKKRLNESATKTTPLPAKKAKLATPEKTDSKKGAHTATPHPAKKTGKTPAAKLETPKSGGQFSCKSCDRSFVSDGALQSHSKAKHGAK from the exons ATGGAGTTTTGGG GTGTCGAAGTCAAGGCTGGTCAGTCACTTATTGTGAAACCTGGAAATGAGAAATTGATTCATCTATCACAG GCAACGCTAGGTGAAATAAAGAAGGACAAAGCAAGTGAAAACGTGactatatttttgaaaattggtgACCAAAAGCTTGTTCTGGGAATTCTCTCTGCAGAGAAGTTTCCTCAGCTATCATTTGATCTTGTGTTTGAGAAGGAATTTGAGCTCTCTCACAATGGGAAGAGTGGAAGTGTGTACTGTGCCGGATACCAGGCTTACGGGGATGATCATGAACA CGATGGTTATATTG ATTCTGATGCTGGCTCAGATGATGAAGAACTTCCCTTGGCCTCTGCTCAGAATG GAAAACCAAGCTCGAAGGATGTGAAACCTGGTTTGGTTGAAAGTAATAATGCAAAAAAAGCTTCTCTGAAGAAGCCTTTGAAACCAAGCAAGGATGAGGACGACGTTTCTGAGGATGATGAAtctgatgatgatgaagattcTGATGACGAATCTGATGAG GAAATGCTTGAGGGTGACAGCGGCGATtctgatgaagaagatgatgactCTGAAAGTGATGAGGAGACTCCGAAGAAG GTTGAATCAGCCAAGAAGAGGTTGAATGAGTCTGCCACCAAGACGACACCCCTTCCCGCTAAGAAGGCGAAGTTAGCTACGCCCGAAAAGACTG ATTCAAAGAAGGGGGCCCATACCGCGACTCCCCATCCAGCCAAGAAAACTGGTAAAACTCCTGCTGCTAAGTTGGAGACCCCAAAATCTGGTGGCCAGTTCTCTTGCAAATCCTGTGACAG GTCGTTCGTTTCCGATGGTGCACTTCAGTCGCACAGTAAAGCTAAGCATGGGGCTAAGTAA